TAGCCATAGTTCAAGACCGGATTTCACTACTGGCTCTAGTATTAGAAATTACTATAACACTAAATATAGGTTCAAGGCATTGCTAACTATATTATGCATGTTAGTCCTTTCTTGCCATATAATATtatactattttattttattaaaataagtggGGGATTGTTGCAGTATTTTGATAAAACAGTTAAATTCTCAATTAAAGGTGTAAGTTACAAGGAAAataaattggtaaaattttctgcaatttataGGTGTTTGAATGGTTTTGAATAAAGACTTATTATATGAAATTATGGCTTTTCAATTACATTGAGGTTTTGTAACTtacaattcaaatttgaattgaatGGGTGTTGACTAAAGAATTATTATGTGAaattatgaattttcaattacaATAAGCTTTTGTAACCTACAATACAAATTTGAATGTGTTTTGAATAGTCAATAATTTTAACACTTACTTGGCGTCTTGTTAGTAGTGTAGGTTATGTTTGTCTAACTTTTCTTCACCTATAAATATGCATAGTtgagatagaaaaaaaaaacttatattTTGTGAGCTACAATTCATAAGAGAAAAACTATCTACTCCTTTGTTATTTTCTATCTCATAAAAATCAGTGTTAGTGGACCTATACTCTCTTAGTTGTACAgattaatgagagtgacaacAAGTGTGGTTGGACTGCTGTATTTTGAGGGCGACAAGCTAGAAATTTTGCTGCACCGGAATTGATTCTTCCGCAGAGGCTTGAATCACCTTAAAGAAAACAAGATATCCGTGCTTCAGTCCTCCACATTTGtgtattattatattattattttaactattttattatagttaattttataattgttaaaattattattataattattgttaattttgttatttaacaTTTGTATTTTTGTTCTAGCGGAACAACATGGTGTATCGAGGCGGAGGGAGTATTATCCTTGCTGTATATATATCTTCTTTACATAAATGATTTGAATTACAGTTATTGAGGTACAGAAttctataaaagaaaaaaaagaagaaaaacctcaAGAATTTTTCATAAAGATCATGGAAGCTCAGGCCAACCAAACCCTGAGGAAGACCCTGCTTGTCATCAACAGTATCATTCTAGCTATAGGTAACTGCGGTTCCCCACTTCTTCTCCGTCTCTACTTCGTTAAAGGAGGGAAAAGAATATGGCTATCAAGCTGGTTACAGACCGCAGCATGGCCTATTATTTTCATCCCTCTACTGATTTCCTATGTCCACCGCCGCAAAACTGATCAAGGGCCCAAAAAATCCAAGCTTATTCTAATGAAATATCAAGTCTTCCTCGCCACTGCTTCCATCGGCCTCCTTACAGGCTTAGATGACTATTTCTACGGCTATGGGGCGGCGCGGCTTCCGGTATCAACCTCGGCTATTATCATTGCTACACAGCTTGCTTTCACTGCTTTATTTGCTTTCCTTCTTGTCAAGCAAAAGTTTACAGCCTATTCGGTGAATGCCATCGTCTTGTTGACGGTGGGATCGGCCGTTTTGGGCTTACATGCTAGCAGTGATCGGCCTAAGGGAGAATCAAATAAGATGTACGTTTTAGGGTTCCTCATGACGCTGGCAGCTGCGGCTTTGTACGGCTTGATTTTGCCAATGGTGGAGCTGATGTATATGAAGGCGAAGCAGCCGATTACGTATACTTTGGTGCTGGAGATTCAGCTGGTTATGTGTTTCTTCGCCACTGCTTTCTGCACTGTTGGGATGCTCATAAACAACGATTTTCAGGTTTCTTTTCACTCCATTCAGAAAATATAGATTGCATCCTGCATCTTGTTATTCGTATAAATTTGTTACTTTTCTCAATGTCTCAAAATAAGATTTACcacaaaatgagaaaaaaaaaaggaagaaacaaaataaaatttcttaaactcccaaaaaataaaacagaaagaaaaagagtaagCTGTTAAAATTCCTGCCACCCTATAATAGGAAGTTGTCACATGTAGTGATCAAGGAATGAGTCGATTGTCAAATTTGAGACTCGAAAAGATGAGATTGCCCAAACCAGTgaatattttgaactaaaaaTAATGTACGTAAATTGGGTTTAAGTAACTCATACGTGATTGGTACGAATCAGGAGAGGTTATTGAGAAAAAAATGGTATTAAACGGACAAAGTATTATATACATTAGCCGTgataaatgtgagtttgtgtatTTATGTAATAAATCATTTTAAACTAAGATATATCAACTAATGTCCATTAATCAACTAATAGAAAAATTGTTTGAAATTGaccaaatctcatttcaattgGTTTGTGAAGAAACGAGCCAAGACAAATGGATTGCataaacaatgaaaaaaaaggaacactTAAGGTTCACACTCAATTACAGCGTCAGCTTTGATTTCTTTCCTGCAGGCCTTGGTATTGGTAGTAGCATGACTAGGGTGGATTCAGTCAAAATAGTTCGGCAGATCTGCCGAACTATTTTAAATATCTTTAATTTTCCTGCCGAGCTAGAGTTGAAAGACAAAATATCTTTAATTTTCCTAGATTTTATTTCCAATCTCCAGGCTGATTGGAAggactctctttctctctctcaacaatacatatatatatatatatgtatgtatgacTTTTTCTATTCTGTGTCCTCAAGGCACAAGATGAGATAAGTAAAGAGTGCGAGCGAGCCAATATAATATTCAAACATTATCATCCGTCCTCAGATCATGTAAAATTTTACTTATAAAATCTAAATTCTTTTACTTATAAACGGAATTCTTCCATACATCCTTATCcaaaaatttgaaagaaatgtTTCCTTTCTTGTGAACATCAATTCAAGGGTGAGTTTGTTAAATGACTGCGTTTTCACTTTGAAGAACACAAAGCCAAATGTCGAATAAAAGATTGTGTTTCAGATTAAACACAACTGAAATATGTCTCCACAGTCCACTCTCTCTCTAACATCAATTATCTAGCCCAAAATTTATGAAGTCTAGTGCCATGTTATTAATGAGGAAAACTGCATCTGGACCTGGTGCTGTGACAATGATCAGTCACAATCTTTCGAGTTGTGTAATGGTTAAATTATCATAATATTTTAGCTCTTTTCGTGCCTAAATATGTGAATGTGATTTACCTGGTTATCACAAATTTTCACACGATATATAGGTTCACTTAGAATTTACACAAGGTGTACAATTTAAATGCGTTAACGTGTTCACTTACAGGTTCTATTTTAGTGCAAATTGTCTTGAATAATCCCATCAACATTTTTGTACCGTTTCCACCTCTTCGAGTTGGTATACTAGATGtaacattttatttttgtttaaattcTTTAAGGGAGAGGGGTGGAAAGGAATAACAATCATAAGAAGAATGAAATCCTTAATCTATACATATATTAAGCGACTCAATAACTTGATTGTATGTTTAATTTTCACAATCTGAAGTTACTTTTAGCAGCGCCTAACATATTTCAACAATAATGTCTACAGAACTTTCAAAGCAGTTTAAATAACTAGAATTCATTTTCCTAGCTCAAACCTCCACTTAAACAATGCACAGGATGTGGATTACATATCCATATGCATATATAGGACAATACTTGTATCACGGAGgctgtaatttttaaaatcacaCATACAGTATAAATGCATGAGATTTTAAGACATTGGGAAGGTGTTCATTTTTTAGCGCGAGGTATATTAATAATTGAGCGATAATGTTAGTATTATATTGAGGAATTGATTATATTAGAACACTGTCAACGTGTTTATAGACATCTTTAACTTTGTAATCTTGATTTTTTCCTATATATAATATGGGGTAACGTTTAGCAGTACCTAACATGTCATGCCTTCAAATCCAAGAGATACACACTCCAAATCTTTATTTATGTCATCTCCAATTCAAAaggaaaccaaaagaaaaatcacttCATACATAACCGTAAAATATGCAACTCAAGAGGAAAAGATGCAATTCCAAAGTGTTGATTCTTGTTGCTAAGAACCATACATGTAGACAATTGATCATATAGAAAATTTACCAAACAAAAGTAAATTATACttaccccctgtggtttagtatttttgtacataactctctcatggtttggattaaaatgCTAAAGTAACGGAATTTGCAATCCATAGCGGAGttacctaaaatgtcaaaaatactcCTATGTAaagtttaaaattatttattaaccacagggggttatgtatatattttaaaaatcataaggaggttatatggtaaaacattAAACCATAagagggttatatggtaaaatataaaaccatataaggttagtgagtcatgtatattatgtttatatattttggtcacttcaaccattttaatttttaaacaaggataattttgacatttttaaatattccgttacgaatgatcatttccgtcactttgcTACTTTAGTATTAGAGGGCATATGTGTATTAAGGGAAAAATCAAAACCATCAAAACAAAGAGGAAATATACAAGTCTTATGAGGATATTGGATTTGCAGGAAGGTGTTTGTTTTAGATTTTGCATTGCTTCCTCCATATCCTTATCCTCTTACCGTTTCGATCATATTGTTTTCTCCTGTTGGTTATACTTATTTATTCTTCACTACATAAGTAACTATTCAtattataataatcataactAATATGCTAGTTAATCGGGGGAtaaacttttgatttttgtattgGACATGCATTGATATCAATGCTTACAAAGTAAGTTAGCCAAAACAGTTCTGTTTATGTTAGAATGTCTAATAATTTTGGCCCTATGGTATCTCAAGTGTTTTGCCAATACTTATCTTCTTAttcttttacaatttagtttttttttatttatggcCAATTTGTAGTCAGTCCTACTCATTTTTGTCCCTAAAACAGGACCTTACTGATGTGAATGCTATAACATCATTCTTTTGCACGTATACTTTAGCAAATTTAGCTGACATCAATGCTATAATATGTTGCAGGCCAGTTATGAAACTGGAATTAATGATTTTGGCCTTTAATTGGATCTCAAATGCTTTTAAGACATTATATTCTTCATATgcttttttttggcttttttttttctagtggcAATTTGTACTGAGCCTATTTAATTTTATCTAAAACTGGACCTTACTAATGTGAATGCTAAACCATTttatcttgaactttagcaaaatATTTAACATCAATGCTGTAACATTTTGCAGGCCATTTCTAGGGAGGCAAGAGAATATGAGCTTGGAGAAACCAAATACTACATTGTGCTTGTTTCTTGTGCCATTGTTTCACAATGCTTTTTCATGGGTGCCATTGGAGTCATCTTTTGTGCTTCATCGTTGCTATCGGGCATTATGATAGCTGTTTTGCTTCCAGTCACAGAAATATTAGCCGTCATTTTCTTCAATGAAAAATTCCAAGCAGAAAAGGCTGTTGCTCTTGTCCTCTCTCTTTGGGGATTTGTCTCGTACTTCTATGGCGACATTAGTAAAACCAAGTTGGAGGAGGAGAGAAAGGATGAGAGGATCATTCCATCTCAAGCAACAGGGATGACCTAGTTGGCGctcaattaaaacaattaatgttctatatatatatcctcAACATATGTAAGCTTGTCAACGTATGTAAAAATATTTATAGCTAGGCATTCCATTTTATGGATCATTCAAAATTTGGATGTTGCCCTGCTTAATAAACTCAAAGATAAATAATgataaaaaaagtttaaaaaattgtGACTTTGATTATAGTTTTTGTATCAGTGGATCAATAGAATTATAGTTTTTTCCATAAATTCAGCTAGAGCTCCATAttttttgactttcattttacACAattatcaaatctaaagtaaaGGATAATAAACAAATCTTAATGATTTCTGTAGTATTATAGACGCTCCAACTTTAAAATTTACAAATACATAAAATTCTCATAATCATTGATTTTTAGTgcttgagattttaaaaactcACTTGAGTGTCTAAAAGATGGATGGGGTGGataattaaaatttagaaagaaggaaataaaataatgatggGCTTGGTAGAATTAGTACTAAAGAATAGTGTGTAACTTTCAAATTCAAAAAGTCTAtaactttcttgtttttcaatttttttttttgagaaattgtGACTTCATGAGTTACAGACTTCTCTCAATTATTCAATATGTATTTTAATATCAATTAACTATTTGTTTATTCTCTTGAATCTAACATTGTTCTCTCATTCATCATCTCAAAATTTGAAGTACAACAAAAAATCTCTTCTAGAAAAGATTATTCATCTTCCTTAGTTTTCGACACAGATTATTCAATATGTATTTTAATGTGAATAAACTATTTGTTTATCCTCTCGAACCTAACATTATTGTTCTCTCATTCATCATCTCAAAATTTGAAGTACATCTACCCCTATTTAACGTTCACGTTGTTATCTAAatatcaaatgataaaatgcaAAATTTGGATTCGTGTATATGTATGCAACTGTCAAAGTCACAATAATATAGGAACTTTTCTTTCgaagtttcaaaattttaaaatatttaacaaCATGCTATGTGCTTGTATGTGTTATCCCGTCAGTAGTGCCTGTATGCTTTTACTTAAATTTTGTATTATATGAGTGTAATATAGGTTCAATACATATCATTTCAAAACCTTTTGCAATATTTAGTTTTCCTCAGCACTCTTTGAAATAATTGTACTTTTTGATTAACTTGTAAAGAGTACACATCATAAACTTTCTCCATACTATGATTCCAACATATTACTTTGTAACAAGCTTTTGCAATTTGATTTTAGATAAAGACATGTCttataaattatttattaaataatgaCAATATATATTGTACTTTCTCCGCATTTATGTGAAGCTAATAATGATATTTATTTTTAGCTAATTTAGTGTTTCATATACAAGAACTGGTTTCTATATAGTACTTGATATATAAATGGGTCGAAATGTCTCACAATCGAATAAAATCTGTAGTACTCTTAGTATTCACGTAGCAATATTAAATTTAAAACATATTCATAATTTCCAAGCGAACTTTTAgtcatattttggtaaattttccaTATATTAATTCATTCATTTAACAATCTTATAACATGTTGTATATACTTCTTCCAACAGTTGAGATTAGAGAAGTATGGTTATTCTCTTTAGATTTCTCCAAAAAATAGCATTAGAGGTCCAATGACAAACGCCCCAGTTTCATTGGATGGTGTACTAGGTTGATGTACTTTGATTAAAATGTGTGCTTGTAGGatctttgaatttttcttttttattttttggttagtcAGAATTTTGATATAATAAAATGTCTAAGCAAGGCTTTGTATGCAATAGCACTGTACTCAAGGAAATTATTTCCTTAGATCAAAATAAAGAAATGTTTGTAAGAATAGTTTTAGAGAATCTCGTTTTAATTAGAAAGAAGaataagaaaataagaaaaagatgttcaaaaccTCATACTTATAATTAGAGGTGTCAATTACAACTCAATTATATTGATCCGTCCAAAACTGCCCACCAATAACCCGCTTAAACCCGCCCATTAATTTTGAATGGGTCTAAATAGATATCCAATTAAACCAATTTAGATGGTGGATAATGGGCTGATTCGGCTCACCcatttataccaatttaaaaataattatacatttaatCTCAACTTTTAGTGAGTGTTAAGCAAATTAATTTGAATTTCTTACCAatttaataacaataaaataccattatttcttatccaaaaaatgcaaaaaaaataataataaaaataagtagAATTTTAAGCGACTCATAAATTAGTAATTGGGTGTACCCATTTATTTAAACGGGTATAAATTGGTTGAGTCAATTATACTCATTACCAAATTATAGCCCGCTCGAGTCATCCATTTTGACACCTATACTTATAATGTCAGATCCCTTTATAAATTCGCATCTCTCATGATTGGAACATTTTCAAGAATTGACACATTTTCTCAAAAGAATCATTtgcaaataataacaataattttcaattaataaaaaatgccaaaattaatgataataaaattaacattgGCTTTGAAGGCCCAATTGCCCAGTTGCCCGTTTTTTGACCACTAGGAGGGGATCACCGCGCGATGCGCGGTGTTAATTTCATGTTGCCCAGAAAATGTCCCGATTTTCGAGTGGAGATATCATAAATCGGATGCATTGCATTTAAGCTATTTGGTTATAAAATGATTAAGTTTTTTAAAAAGCAATGTTGTAAGAAAACGCGAGTAAATTAATGTTTGAATTTAACATGGTGTTGAGAAAAAGGatgaaaagaaaacaattgagGCGAATAAAATTGAAGCTCATGAGTATGATTTTGCTTCATGTAGAGATGGGACGAAGTGTCCGGAGAAGTAAATGGAAggttttaaaatattaaacaatGAGTAAACACTATTAATTTTTCTATTATTCTGTGGAGGATTGATTTGTCTGTGTTGGTTACAAATTTACAACAAGCATTAATTTTGATGTTGTTCAAATGTTTGTATATTGTTTATTCAATTCTTTGTACGTAACATGAAAATTGGAACAACTAACGCGACAACTCTGGATAGGAGAATGGAAGTGCGATGCATGGTATAAAGTAAGGATTCTCTGTGCAACAATCTATCTCCACAGTCAATGGAAATGTTCCCTAACTGAAGTTTATTGATCGGAGAATCAAATAAGCATTTGATAAATAGAAAGGTGGAATGCCTAGTGTACTTGATTTTCATGCCATAACAGGCCATTtatatgaaattagttactgATTAATTATTGATTATGTGGGAAAAAGGAGCAGCAATAATAGATGTTAGGTATTTGTAATGTACTTGCTGCATGCTTGATTTCATTGAAATGCAGCCATATTGAGTCGGAATGTAGAGTGCGCttcaatgaaataaaaaattggaaCAATGTGCGATGAAGAGCTTCAAGAGAAAAGCGAATTTAGTTTATAGAGAAAGGCATACTGCAGAAGTTACGTACAACCAGGACAATTAGAATAAACTTTGAAGATACAAGACCATGGAAAGACTCTCTCGACTCCATTATCATCGAATGCTAAAACTGTGAAGGTAGTTGATGATTCTGGAATGAAGACAAGGATGTCATTGTGCTGCAACTAATGCTGAAGAACGAAGCTTCTCCaatttgtttttagtttttttccttttacaccAACCTGTGTAAGTTTCTCTCTAGTCCTAATAAGAAGCGTTGGAGTTCTGCGTCCATTAACAAAGTGATCGACGAATCTTGGGATTTTCTAATAGAAAAGAATGAAAGTAAGATCCGAGAACAGAATATATAGATTTG
This Coffea arabica cultivar ET-39 chromosome 3e, Coffea Arabica ET-39 HiFi, whole genome shotgun sequence DNA region includes the following protein-coding sequences:
- the LOC113734619 gene encoding purine permease 3-like; the protein is MRRTVMDKRERWVNRGRSNHFLDVEIDNENHGNLLMDKRERRVIRGRSNLFLDVEIDNENHGNLNSIKEKKEEKPQEFFIKIMEAQANQTLRKTLLVINSIILAIGNCGSPLLLRLYFVKGGKRIWLSSWLQTAAWPIIFIPLLISYVHRRKTDQGPKKSKLILMKYQVFLATASIGLLTGLDDYFYGYGAARLPVSTSAIIIATQLAFTALFAFLLVKQKFTAYSVNAIVLLTVGSAVLGLHASSDRPKGESNKMYVLGFLMTLAAAALYGLILPMVELMYMKAKQPITYTLVLEIQLVMCFFATAFCTVGMLINNDFQAISREAREYELGETKYYIVLVSCAIVSQCFFMGAIGVIFCASSLLSGIMIAVLLPVTEILAVIFFNEKFQAEKAVALVLSLWGFVSYFYGDISKTKLEEERKDERIIPSQATGMT